aatggttcttggtgtaatatttttttagtaatatatAACTATTAATTATGCACAAgaattattcatttatttttctaaatataattaagaagtaatattagtatataaaatttttaaaaaaataactagttttaattaacaataatgTGTTTTTTCTTCCTCACTAGCTTTGTTCATGCTTTTTGTTTTATCTGAGGCCATCGTAGTGATATTTTTACTGGATATAaccttaaaaaattaattaattaagtttttattataaagaaaaattaccGGTGGAATAGTGGGTTTAGCTCTATATGTATCAACAGCTTCAATATCAAATTTGAACATTTCAATTTGACAACTATATGCTTTGGGTGTTAACTTAATAACAGTATGAAGAGGAATTTTTAAGTATGGCAGTTCTTCACGATTTTTGTTGTCAAAATATGCTAAAATACAACGAAGAACAGCTTGATGAGAAACTACAAGAACATTTGATTGTCTTTCAAGTTCCATAATTACAGGTTCTAATCTAGCTACCAAATCTTCATAACTCTCTCCACTAGGATATctataatgatatttatctttatctCTTTCCTGAAATTGTTTTGGATATCGTGTTTCAAAATCTTCATAAGTTAATCCTTCACAAATACCAGCATCAATCTCATCAAGGCATTTCCAATATTCTACATGGGCACCAATATCTTTAAGATGATTAGCTGTTTGAACGGCTCTAATTTTTTGTGATGTCCAAATACGAAGATTTGGTACATTttctttaacaaaataatctTTAAGTTTTTCAGCGTATAAACGACCATTGGGACTTAATGGTGAATCACCACCTAATCTTCCAATTCTATTGTAGTCGGATTCACCATGTCTTGTAAGATAAATTGAACGTGgtaataaatgaatattcATAAGAAAGTATACTACACGACTTTGAATATGCCCAACAACATTATGAACATAAAAACTTCTCCCAgcattaataacttttatatatgataaatcaTCATCAATGTCATCATCTATTGGCtcatattgttttttataattttcaattctttttaaaaaatcttcttTAGCTTGTTCCTCAGTCATAATTCCTTTGTAATCTGGGGAATTAATTTTGACTTCTGTAATATTTGAATTAATTATATCTGGATCATCACAAATACTTTCAATAAATAAGACACgaaatttaatttcttttgaGGCACAATAATTAACCAACCATCTTCTTCTCTCTCTAGTTGTATTTGTAGCATCAAAAATTGCCACTTCACCCTCATTACCTTCTAAATATTTTCCCATATCATCCATAGCCATTCTAGCACACTCATCTCTAATTTTAACACCATCTTCATTTTTtggattaaaaaaatcaaattttccTTGCTCTTGAAAATTACAAACTTTTCTTCTATAATCTCCAACATTAAATGCTCTAGTTTTAATTCCAATCCAATTAAGGTAACggcataatttttttgaaatatatgtCTTACCACGAGCAGGAAGACCAACTAAACTAATGACATTTGGTACACGAACTTGTTCATTTGGTGAATCTACaaaatatcatataaaaatttatatacatacaactagaaaaaaaaatgtcaaaataaagcaattatttatttttatatcattctAAAATACATatgtaatttaattttaccgTTAATGCAAATAGTGCATGTTAATATTGATGAAggtatttattatttaaaaaaataaaataaaataaaatatcactttataatataaaatattacaaaacaCTTACATTTAACTCGTGAATTCATGCTCCAATTTTATAAGaagaatttattaaataataaataacattaaatagcaaaacttttttttgagagaaaaattaatattttcgcAAAATATCTGAAAAAAGGCGcggttttttttaaaaaaattaaaataattataacatatttatagaatagaaatttttatattttattggaaAATAAGTTAATAGAAAacgaaatttattttaattaaaggtaataaaaaagaatgatTCTTAAAATgctaacaaaaaaaattgatatatttttatttgaaaagaAGACAAAAATCAATGATTGAGTTAATAGATAcactttaaataaacaataataaaatttttaatacattaatataataatataatttattatgttaAGAAGAATtcaattgaaatattaatagtatgtattaatgtattaatatttaaaatataaagaaaatattacgCAAATATCAAAcgtaacttttataatatatatatatatatatataaacaactttattatttaaataaaaaatacttacCGCTTTTAGGATCTTGAATGAAGGTCATCTTACGTTGTGGAACCATTTTACGAATGGGCatgattatataattaatattttccttttaaatgtaatttgATTAGATCAAGAGTGACAAGATTAgattgttaaatataatttaatacatatatatatcatataaatagATAGAGAGATGGTAAAAGCTTATTGTCTATTCTTATCATTCTTTCTTCTTTTACTCcaactattttatttttaatcaataGATAAGTGGCATAACACAACTCTTTATAATTTAGAAGAATAATATtgtcatttataataaaaaaaatataatattactaaagaatatttatattctaaagatgtaaaatattatctttagaGAAACAAATTagatattcaaaaaaataacaataaaacaTTACATAGTTAACTCCATAATCGCATTAACTATATCCTTGTCAGTCTTTTTCAAAGCATTAATAGCTTTTTTACGGGATACAGAAGCTTGAGACATAACTAATTCAATGTCTTTTTCTTCAATTCCAGTAGCATCAGCATCCTCACCATCACTATCATCCTCCTCACAAATTGGTTTTGAAACAGTTGGTTCTGAGACAGATGGTTCAGTTGGCTTTAATCTTTCAGCAGCCTGGAATGGAACATGTTGTGAAAGATCTTCAATCTTAGCTTCTCCGAAAACAATGTATGTATCAGATCCAGGACTTTTGTAAACATCTGGTTTAGAAATaacaaaaagaatatttttggATTTTCTAATACAAACACGTGAAACTCCAGTTATTGGTTTAAGGCCAAGTTTAGCAAAAAGTTTGCGAGACTTTTTTTCATTACGTGATTGTTTAGCTTCACGCTCACTTCCTCCTTGAAGACCATTGGCAATTAATGATTCGATTTGAGCAGCTCTTTGTTCTTCTGTCATATTTTCTAACTCTGGAACATCTTCAATATCAGAGTCATTTCCTTCCTCATGCTTAACTTCTTGAACTGGCTTATCTCcaaccattttttttatttgtttgttATGTTAcctaaaacaaatattaaaatgtaaataaacaaaaattaaaaatattctaaattaaaataaaaataaaaacataaaaaattcattttttaaaagaaaaataaaaatatacccAACgacaacaaaaaataaattttttcatattttatttaatcgttccaaaaattatttagcCTGCACATCatgtaaattaatttattttggtATAATGTTACCTCAAGGCAAATTAATACTCTTCAAGTATGTCCATCAACAAAAAAGTTTTGCGCTTTTATTACAAAGTTATTTggtataaaataaactatgATTCATAAGCAGATAAATTGGAagtaaagttttattttagacACAAAGTTGTCTTTTATAACATAcacatataataatttataatttttcataaaatattttaaagaaaaaaagtatttttcttcatacattttttatccattttaaaataaaagacaTACTTAAACTGAGGTACTATATGTATGATAAATTCGTTTTACaatttatctataaattCTTGTTTTTGAGAACTTTATAAACACATCATTCTAGTCTTATgattttttcattaactatagtttaaaacattttattttaactatttaaaagtataattcttgatataaatcaatttatcataatattatatggtttatatatttaatattattttaaatactatgtgtttttttattaatttaaattttatgtcaataatatttttacagttttttttttctactaataattaattatctaTGCAACTGGTATCATCATGTAATGCATTTTATGTAAAATCAGAAAcatcaatattaaaatgctgtaagagaaaaaaaaaactttttgttgtttctttaaatggtaaatataattaaatgaatcaagaataataaagacaacttgaatttatttatctGTTCTACTTTTTTTAGAGTTTGCTGATGTAGgagatattgaaaatatttgtgATATTTATGGTGTTCTTGGTACAATTGATATAAATGGATCACATTTTCTTTTAGTTATTACAGCTGTTTCAATTGTAGGTTCTTTCAGAACGGAAGTAGTAagtttacttatttttatttaaaaacattatttaatcaggaaacaatttataaaataaataaaatatcagcCATATCAATAGATGATAATAACAAAGTTGATGATGTgcaattaattaataattcaaatgccttagagaaaataataaattcgcataaaaaagtaattcaATTTGTTAGTGATAAAATACAACCACAACAATatcaaaaaacattattGGATGATGtcttaaaaatgtttaatgaaaatggtgacttttattttagttataaacattcattaacattaaatactCAAAGGTATGCAGAGAAAGAagttttatttgataaagcATTTTGGTGGAATAAAGAATTGATAAAAGATTTACCATATGATAGTGAATGGTCATTACAGGTGATACAAGGGCATATCTCACAAACGGCATTAAATATTGATGTTGATACATTGTttctttttacaattatCAGTAGAAGAAGTGTTGAAAGAGCTGGAACAAGGTATATTAAAAGAGGTGTTGATGATGATAGTTATGTAGCCAATTTTGTTGAAACAGAGACAATACTTTCCATTTTTGGTCATCAATTAAGTTTCATACAAATAAGAGGAAGTGTACCAATATATTGGTCTCAAAAAGGTATAAAATATAGACCACCATTAACGATAGACAAAAGTATGGATAAATCACTTccagtatttttaaaacattttgaaaaattaaaaaaacgtTACAATACACCAATTGTCTGCTTAAATCTTGTTGATCAAACTGGAAGAGAATTATGTTTAGCAAAATCATATCTGGAACATTTTTTAGAAACTGAAGATCCTGATTTATGTTTTGTTTCTTTTgattttcattatcattgTAGAGcattaaaattacataaaatacAAGATCTTATACTATCAATTGAAAATGAACTTAACAAAATAGGATTTTGTTGGTTAGATAAAAGTGGAGTTTTATTAACTAAACAAGTTGGTGTTATCAGAACAAATTGTGTTGATTGTCTTGATAGAACAAACGTTGTACAAGGAGCAATTAGTCAAGTTGTTTGTTTAAATCAAGCTAGAAAACTTGGAATTATTGGACCATTAACAGAAACTCCACAACAACTTATTCAAGCATTACAATGGATGTGGGCTGATAATGGAGATGCTATTTCAAGACAGTATGCCGGAACAAATGCTTTAAAAGGTGATATTACCAGAAGTGGTCAAAGAAAAGTTCTTGGAATAATGAAAGATGGATATAATTCAGCATCAAGATATTATTTAAGtcaaataaaagataatcaaaaacaaaaagtGATTGATATGATTTTAGGAAAAAAAGGAACTCAAGATGATATTGAAATAGATGAAGAAGAGAATGAGAACATTGGAAGGTTAGTCTCTGAAACAATTCATTTTGTTCTTCCTAATGAAGAAGTACTAGTTGGAGGATTTGCCCTTGTTAGTGGTAGCACAACAACAGATCAAATTGATACGGTTTTACTTCTTTCAAGAAATGCTATATACATTTCTATATATGATGAAGAATCTGAAAAATTACTAGAAGTTAAAACTATTCCATTTCCTAATATAATAGCAATAGAATGTGGTAGTCTATCTAAAAATGGTAGAATTCACCTTcgtattaaatataaaatggaTCCTGAAGAAACAACGATTAGTTTTGTTAGTTATCGTACAGCaaaaataagattatttaacaatGCAGTAATAcctttaaaaaatgaaactgATGCTGATGATTATGTATTGGCAATAGGTGAACAAATATGTATGACAATGACAATGATGGGATATGAACAAAATTTGCAAATATTTAATAGACTTAATCCTTCTTCAGCTACAAATGTTTCATCACCAACAAAAATTGTTTCAAAAAGAGCTATTATTAGTAATGCACTAAAAAGTATTGTtggaattaaaaataatgttggACAAAAAGTAGATGTTAAAGATGGTGATACCTCTGATATTGAAAAAACATGTGAAGAGAAAAACGAAGATAAAGAGATAGAAGAATTAATTACATCATCgaaaattaatttgaaattaggaaatttaaaaatggaaTCACCATTTAAGGAATATGAAAAAAGGATTCTGGCTTCAAAAACACaattcaaaattttgtaaataattactaatcgtttatttatgtaaattcAACTAATGattgaaaatattcttattatttatatttttttaagtaaaaatacaatataaatattattaacaaaaatttgtttatttatattgaaataaatattattttaaattaaaaatactagtaatctttttttttaaaaattataaattaattaatataacttttattactgtataatatatttattaaaaattaaagtaattaaattttaaaaagtattgtaaacaacattttatttggaaaaaataaatatgactTTGGTAAAATGCATCTgtagtttataaaaaaatattatttatctcAGAAActcaatataaattttacttttattaaatgggTTCAATAATATCAGCACCAATTCCTGATGAAATATATCCAGTAGAATCATATGTATCTAATAATCCAAGAAAAGATAATGTACAtaggtaaaatttttttaatttatcataataagtattaaacgatacttttttttagctTAGGAAGTACAAGATTTATGAAAGTTGCTAGAGTTGATAAACATAAACAAGCAAAAGTGATGAAagtatttgtaataaatgaTCAAAAACTAAATCTGCAACCATTTGAAAAAGAAGTTGtgcaaataaaaaataaattagtaGGTGCTCCAAATTGTTTGCCTTTTTTTGCTGTAAATAATtgtacaaaatatttattattatcaagaCCTTATATTAAAGATTCATTATATGAAAGGTTAATGTCAAGaccatttttattagaaattgaaaaaaaatggatTGCTTACCAACTTATAAAAGTActtaaacaattaaaagaTTCTGATGTTTGTCATGGAGATATAAAATCACAGaatgttttaatttcatCATCATTATGGGTTCAATTAACTGATTTTGCTTCATTTAAACCAACAAGACTTCCCTTAGATAATCCATCttgttttaatttcttttttgataCTTCTAGAAGGAAAAGTTGTTATGTAGCTCCTGAAAGATTTACAAATGATATTGATATGTCAGAGAAATCTCTTTTTAGTCAACCACTAAATCATAATATggatatattttctattggTTGTGTTTTATGTGAATTATTTAGTGATGgaagatatttatttaatctaGCTCAACTTTTAGAATATAAAGCTTCTGATCAAAAGATAACtgaatttaatgaaaatattaaaaaaattatgaaacaTGTACCAGAAAGTATGAAAGAATTAATCTTAATAATGATATCAAAAGAATCTGATACAAGATTGGAATatactaaatatttatcagTAGCATTTCCACCTATATTTGATGAATTTTATagattttttcaaaatttg
This Strongyloides ratti genome assembly S_ratti_ED321, chromosome : 2 DNA region includes the following protein-coding sequences:
- a CDS encoding 6-phosphofructo-2-kinase; the protein is MNSRVKYSPNEQVRVPNVISLVGLPARGKTYISKKLCRYLNWIGIKTRAFNVGDYRRKVCNFQEQGKFDFFNPKNEDGVKIRDECARMAMDDMGKYLEGNEGEVAIFDATNTTRERRRWLVNYCASKEIKFRVLFIESICDDPDIINSNITEVKINSPDYKGIMTEEQAKEDFLKRIENYKKQYEPIDDDIDDDLSYIKVINAGRSFYVHNVVGHIQSRVVYFLMNIHLLPRSIYLTRHGESDYNRIGRLGGDSPLSPNGRLYAEKLKDYFVKENVPNLRIWTSQKIRAVQTANHLKDIGAHVEYWKCLDEIDAGICEGLTYEDFETRYPKQFQERDKDKYHYRYPSGESYEDLVARLEPVIMELERQSNVLVVSHQAVLRCILAYFDNKNREELPYLKIPLHTVIKLTPKAYSCQIEMFKFDIEAVDTYRAKPTIPPVISSKNITTMASDKTKSMNKASEEEKTHYC
- a CDS encoding Nascent polypeptide-associated complex NAC domain and Nascent polypeptide-associated complex subunit alpha family-containing protein; its protein translation is MVGDKPVQEVKHEEGNDSDIEDVPELENMTEEQRAAQIESLIANGLQGGSEREAKQSRNEKKSRKLFAKLGLKPITGVSRVCIRKSKNILFVISKPDVYKSPGSDTYIVFGEAKIEDLSQHVPFQAAERLKPTEPSVSEPTVSKPICEEDDSDGEDADATGIEEKDIELVMSQASVSRKKAINALKKTDKDIVNAIMELTM
- a CDS encoding Phosphatidylinositide phosphatase SAC2, giving the protein MQLVSSCNAFYVKSETSILKCCKRKKKLFVVSLNEFADVGDIENICDIYGVLGTIDINGSHFLLVITAVSIVGSFRTEVETIYKINKISAISIDDNNKVDDVQLINNSNALEKIINSHKKVIQFVSDKIQPQQYQKTLLDDVLKMFNENGDFYFSYKHSLTLNTQRYAEKEVLFDKAFWWNKELIKDLPYDSEWSLQVIQGHISQTALNIDVDTLFLFTIISRRSVERAGTRYIKRGVDDDSYVANFVETETILSIFGHQLSFIQIRGSVPIYWSQKGIKYRPPLTIDKSMDKSLPVFLKHFEKLKKRYNTPIVCLNLVDQTGRELCLAKSYLEHFLETEDPDLCFVSFDFHYHCRALKLHKIQDLILSIENELNKIGFCWLDKSGVLLTKQVGVIRTNCVDCLDRTNVVQGAISQVVCLNQARKLGIIGPLTETPQQLIQALQWMWADNGDAISRQYAGTNALKGDITRSGQRKVLGIMKDGYNSASRYYLSQIKDNQKQKVIDMILGKKGTQDDIEIDEEENENIGRLVSETIHFVLPNEEVLVGGFALVSGSTTTDQIDTVLLLSRNAIYISIYDEESEKLLEVKTIPFPNIIAIECGSLSKNGRIHLRIKYKMDPEETTISFVSYRTAKIRLFNNAVIPLKNETDADDYVLAIGEQICMTMTMMGYEQNLQIFNRLNPSSATNVSSPTKIVSKRAIISNALKSIVGIKNNVGQKVDVKDGDTSDIEKTCEEKNEDKEIEELITSSKINLKLGNLKMESPFKEYEKRILASKTQFKIL